The window TACACGGAAAATCATTATTTCAAAAATTGGTTTGCACCGCACGAAGAGATAACAACGGAGTTACAACTCAACGCCTTCCGTCAGAATCAAAAATTGGCAGATGAAAAAGATGTTGAGAAAGAAACATTTGCTTCTTCAAGTAAATGGTCTCAAACCGGACCGTATGGAATGCGGGTATTAGGTTCAAGTCCCACAACATATTTTTCCGGCAGAGTTACTTCGATTGATTTTCATCCGACAAGCGGATTACACCTTACCGCCGGGAGCGGAGGGATGTTTGGTAAACCATTTCTCTTTTTCATTTTTCCTTTAGCAGACCAACTTCCGGCATTGACGGGAGGAAGCGTGAAAGTTCATCCCGATGACCCGGAGAGAATTTTTTTAGGAACGGGAGAATACAATCGCCGTCCGGGAACTGGCGTGTATCGTACAACAAATGGCGGTACCGATTGGACTCAGTTACCATTTACACCGACACCAACCGGAGTACAAAAAATTCTTGTTGCGCCTTGGAATTCCAGTCTTATCTTTGCCGCAACCGATGTCGGATTGTTCCGTTCCACGAATACAGGTGATTCGTGGACGAGAGTTACGACATGGGATTGTTCGGATGTTGCTTCAAGTCCCCTCGGCTCAATTATGCTTGCCGCAAGAAATGGTACCGGAGTTTATCGTTCAACCAACCAAGGACAGAATTGGACACAACTTACTTCCGGACTTCCGTCATCAAGCGTAGGGAGAATATCGCTTTGCATTGCTCCAAGTAACTATGTACGAGCGTACGTGCAGTTCGGAAAAAGTGATAATAAATTACTGGGAGTGTATCGGACTGATGATATTACTCTAACAACTCCTTCATGGACAAATATTTCTCCTTCTGCGAATTACATGCCCGGTCAAAGCGGGATTCACAATGCAATTACTGTTCATCCGACGAACTCAAGCATTGTGTGGGTTGGCGGTATCCGGCTGTTGCGTTCATCGAATGCCGGCGGAAATTGGACGGAGAAAGGAACTGATAACGGTCAGGTTCATGTAGACATCAAAACAATTTATTACCGACCGGGTGATTATCTTCTCTATGTCGGATGTGATGGAGGAATATTTTTTACAGACGACGAGGGTGACAACTGGAGTTCAGTGTTGAATCAACTTCTTCCAATCACTCAATTCTATAATGTTGGAGTTTCCAAGAATGATGACCGCGTGAAGTACGGCGGGTCTCAGGATAACGGAATTGCCGGTACGTCAACCGGCGCGCCTTCTTCCTGGGTGTTTAGCGAAGGAGGCGATGGAGTTGATGCAAATGTTGATTGGAGTGATGCTACTCAGATTTTTGCAACCAACGGAGTCTATAGCGCGCCGAATCCTGCATGGTTAAGGAAAAAGACGACCAACTCCGGTACTGATTGGAACGGAATGAATTCGGGAATCAGTGAAAGCACCCCGTGGGCTTCTATCTATGTTGAACAGGACCCGAGCCTTTCCAGTTGGTTGTATTCAAATGCAGGAAGTTATTTTTACTACAGCACCAACAGTGGAAGCGCTTGGGTGAGGATGAATAGTTCTGCGCTTTCGGGAAACACGAAACACACATCTTCCAATTCAACAGGAACATTTATCTATGGTTGTACCGATAACCTCAGTCAGCGACTGATGGGGTATCAATGGTCAGGAGGCACCCCAACGTGGACTCAAAGTAATATTTCTTCCGGACTTCCGAACAAGGAAATCAAACGGGTAAGCCCTTCGATGACGAACTCGTCGAGGGCGTATGCGCTAGTTACCGGAGTTGGGGATAATCAAAAAATATATCGAACAACAGACAGGGGAAGCAATTGGACTAATATTACAGGAGACTTGCCTGATGTTGCGGTCAATGACCTTGTAGAAAATCCAAACAACTCGAACATCTTGTATCTCGGAACGCAGACCGGCGCATATAAATCGGTTAATGGCGGAACGAACTGGTATCGTTGGAGTTCGGGAATGCCGGAGGCTCTTTGGTTGATTGATATGGAGTACGCTTTTTCCGGAAGCGGCGATTATTTAATTGCAGGGACTTTTGGTCGAAGTACGTTCGAGCGGAAAGCTACTGGTTACGATGCAATCTTTTCGCTGTCGAAAGCTGTCATAGATCTTGGAAAAATCGGAATCGGTCAACTTTATACGGATAGTTTTTATGTCCGAAATTTGGGAGACGACCCGCTCACTATTGCTTCAGCACGAACTCGTAATCAGGAACTTTCTGTTTTTCCGTATGACACTGTTATTATCCCTGCGAAGGAAAGTTTGTGGTATTATATATCATTCTATTCAAGTGTCGGGAGAGAAAACGAAGGTCGTTTCGATGGTCAAATCGAATTTGTCCACGATGGGGATGGTTCACCGACAACGCTCGGTGTCGCTGGATTTGTCGGAGATGATTACAAATTCCGTTCGTTTATTCCCGAAAGTTTGCTTGTCAAAAAAGAAGTGAAACGAAAAGCCGCGACGACTTCGTGGTGTTTTGACTTAGCAAACAGCGCACAAACCGGAGATGCGGCTGTGCAACTTCATGTCGAGTTCAAGCAGGCAGTCGTTGCATTGGATTCGTATTCTCCTTTCCAAACTGCAACTCGAGTTGACCGTTCAGGAAAAGTTTGGGAATTTTCGAACGGCTTGGTTCCCTTCGGAGAGAATATGTCTCTCTGTGGTCAATCAAAAGCAAAGACTCAGGAAATAAAAAAATGGTGGTGGGTCATCTACAATGAAACGCGAGATACAATGCGCGATGTGCATTACTCAACGTTACCCACTACAATTTCCACAGGAAATGAAATGCCCAACACGGCAAATTTGAGAAAAGAAATTTTCCTGCAGGCTCCTTTCAACAGGAACAATCCGATGTATATCGGGACACGTGAATTGAATTGGAAGACGCTCAAGGTCGCCTACGTTACATTCAAGACGGAGGGAGATTTGATAGGCTCACTCATGCCCGGAAGAAGCGGAAAAACGCACGACCAAACTCCACGCTGTTTTGATTATTATGATAATGGCAGGGAGATGCTCGGACCTATTAGTAAACTTATTCCCGATAAACAACGGAACAGTTTGTTTGCACAACTTATCGCTTTGAAGATAAATATATACGGAAGCATGTTAGAGAAAACGCCGGCAGGGTTCGGTGAATTGAAATATTATGACCCCGAGTCGCGGTATCATGGGTTGATGGTTAAGGAAATAGATTCGCTTGCAGATTATTTCATAACGTATTGTGACAGTTCAATGGTTGGAAGTGCGGCTGAACTTGATTCGGTATTGAAATTACTTAACGGCGCTTTTGTCGGTCCGTTCGATACAGTTTCATTCCATACAGGTAAATTAGTGTTGACCGGAGTGAAATCCATTGCCGAAGTTCCGTATTTAATGAGAGACCCGGCGATAACTCCGGTAACGATGATTCCTCAACCGTTCAACGAACAACCTGAGTCATTCTCACTTGAACAAAATTATCCGAACCCGTTCAACCCGACAACGACCATTGAGTTCTCGGTTCCGGAATATGCAAGTATAAGTTTGAGTGTCTTCAATATTCTTGGGCAGGAAATTGCGTCGCCGATTATTCAAGAAGAGTATGATGCCGGCACGCACGAAATTTCTTTCGATGCAAGTCAATTACCGTCCGGTATTTACTTCTACCGACTTGTGGGAGAGACTTTTGGTGATGCAGACGAAGGAATTGAAGCAACAACATTTTCAAGCATAAAGAAGATGGTCTTGATGCGGTAATCTTCAGAATTAAAAAAAGGCGACTCAGCAACGGGTCGCCTTTTTTGTTGACGTTCAGGTGAAGAACCGTTCATGACACATTTGTTTGCTGACATGCGTATTTGTAATTTGCGTGCGGTATGTATTTCAACCACCTGAAAAAATATAGTACTCCTCTACAGATATTCTTGACCTGTCTCTGTCTGGTTTCGATTCTGCTGAGCCCTGTCTCGTCATTTGATTCGACACTCCTTGAGGGGAACCATCATACCATCCTTCTTCCGGCAGAAAATATCCAGAGTGTGACGCTCTGGGAGAAACCGAAGAACAATGAGAAGGGGCCGACTCTCGAAATTTCATCTGCATATTTTACAGTTGAAACTGTCAGTTATTCGATAACAGCACAATCCGTGCTTTTTCATCCCACGGACGCGCAACGGCTCTCAACCCTGCTTCTCCAAACACAGCACGCTTCTACATCTCTCTAACATAATCCTTCTTTGTCTCTAACGTCTTGAGCAGCAACGGTCATCGTTGTTGCCTGAACGCGTTATTCTTTTTTTTACACATTCATTTGCGGGCGAAACTCGCTCTGCTGTAATATTTTATTTTTTTTAAGACAAGGACAGATTTATGGAACAACAACCCACGCAAGAAGAATCAAATTCAGTACTCCCATTTTTTCTTTTTCTCGGAGCGCTCGCGCTTTCAATAATTTATTTCATCATCAAATTCGTCGTTCTTTAATTGAAGGGAGCCACAGTGACAACTTCAGCATTAATCGTGATGCTTTCAGCATGGATACTTATCACGTACTATACAGTGAAGTTCTTCATCAAGGTATTGAAAAACCCAACACACCAGAGCGAAGAATAACAGGTACATCAAAATCAAAAGAAAGTAAAAGCCGTCTCCAATCTGGGGACGGCTTTTTTTATGTTTAAGATAAAAGGGATACCTATCAGTAGTAATTTGTTGTTTTCTGACCATATAATATTTGAAAAGTAACAACGATTCATCTACTTCTTGTAACAATATCAAAAAGGGGAGCTACCGTTCTTTCCATCAACACTTGTTCTACAAGACAACTTATTGAACTTCATTATTTAATAATCTTATGGAAAGAAATTTTATGAAAACTTTTTTACAACTATCAATTTTAAGTTTAACGTTTGTCTTTTCGGTACAATCTACCGGGTGGGAAACGGTAAACAGCGGGACAACGAAAATGCTGTTTTCTATTACTTCATTGGATGCGAATAGACTTATTGCAGTTGGCGCAGATGGGATGATACTCCGTTCGTATGATGGCGGGAACACGTGGATTCCCGACACAATCGGTGCGCCAACAAATTGGCTGTACTCTGTTGTTGCGTTGAATGAACGAAACATTTGGATATCAGGATGTGGAGGAACAATAATGTATTTTAACGGCTCTTCATGGTCGAAGCGTCCAAGCAATACGACGAACACATTAAACGGAATCAGTTTTTCTGACACGAATGTCGGATGGACTGTAGGACAACAAGGGACGATTTTAAAAACGACGGACGGCGGAAATTCATGGACTTCCCAGACAAGCGGGACATCAAAATGGTTGAATAATGTTCATGCGAGTGACACTGATAATGTTATTGCCGTTGGCGATTCGGGCGAGGTGCTACGTACAACAAATGGAGGAACGAACTGGACAAAAATACATTCCCGTACTAACGAGTGGCTCGGTGCAGTTTGTTTTACTTCAGCCAACCGGGGGTGGATTTCCGGTTCGGGTGGGACGATGCTTGAATTCATTGATACCAATTGTGCAACCTATCATACACACACTACCAAAGGAATCGTTGGTATGTCATTCACAAAACAGGGAAGAGGTTTCGGTGTGGGAGATAGCGGTGCAATTTTTCATTATAATGGAAGCAACTGGGTTCAACAAACGAGTCCGACCGGTAAATGGTTAAACGGTGTTCATGCCCGGTGCGATACGTATTTGTTAAAGGGGAACATGAATATGTACGCGTGGGCGGTGGGGCAGAACGGAACGATACTGAAGTATGTAGAAAATATTACCGGTGTTACCGAGGAGAAGAGTATTCCGAATCAATTTGAGTTACATCAAAACTACCCGAACCCGTTCAACCCGACAACGACCATCCGATTTGATTTATCTGAGGATGCAATTGTGACGTTGAAGATATACAACTCGCTCGGACAGGAAGTCGCTTCGATTCTTGACCGTGAAGAAATGTATGAAGGAGAACAGGAGGTTGACTTTGATGCCACATCCTTGCCTTCCGGAGTTTACATGTATCGCATTGTCGCCGAACGTATGAGCGATGATGATAAGGCAGTAAGCGGGCCAAACTTCTTCAGCGTGAAGAAGATGGTTTTGATGAAGTAATTTTTTGTCGAGAAGATACAAAGGCGACTCGGAAACGGGTCGCCTTTTGTTTTTATGCAGGTAAATTCAAAAAATTTCTTGTTTCTTATAAAACCGTTTCTTATAATTAGCCCCGTCACGTACCATGAAATTGAATCACATCAAACTTAATCTCCCTAAATCACTTGCCGCACTTGTGCGGTTCCACTCCCACATCATTATCACAAAGGATACACAATGAAAAAGTTCTACATTGTAGTTCTTGCTTGCGTCATGCTTTTCCCACTTATGGCGCTTGCACAAAATCTTGAAATACATGTCATCAACGTAGGTTGGGGCAGTTCTGTTCTTCTCCGGGGACCGGACGGCACAACCGTACTCATGGATGGAGGAAATACAGGAAAAGGAACGAACGAAATTGTTCCGTATCTCAATTCGATTGGCGTTACGACAACAACCGAGTTGAATTATATTATCGCAGGTCATCAACACTGCGACCATACCGGCGGACTTGATGAAGTCATCAATGCCGGCTACAACGTATTAAATAAAAACTATTACAACGGCTCATCCTATGCATCAACATGTAACGATGGTTATGCCGCCGCCGCGTTGACAACGACAGCGGGTGCGATTACTTCGATGCCGGTCGGAACACAAATTCTTCTCGGTAACGGAGCGAAAGCTACATGCGTTGCGCGCAACGGAAGTATCATTGGCGGCGGGAGTGTTTCTGTCTCTGATGAAAATGACCGCTCCATTGCAATTCTTGTTCAGTACGGTGGATTTGATTTTCTCTGGGCTTCCGATTTAGGCGGTGGTTCCGATGCTTGCACCGGTCGTTCGACTTCTCAGACGAATGTTGAGACAGCAGTTGTTCAGGCAATTTCTCCCGGCGGCGCGTCGCCTATGATTTCCTCCGGTGGTATTGATGTTCTTTTCTGTAACCATCACGGAAGTGAAAGTAGCACGAATCCGGATTGGATGAATCTTTCTCAACCGGCAGTCTCAGTTATTTCAACAGGCGCTGGACAGACATCGGGTTGGGATTTACCGCGTATTGATGTAGTAGAACATGTACTTCTTTCACAATCAACATCGTGTATTACAGCACCCGCTTCAGTTGTCTATCAAACAGAAGAGGGAAGTCCGACCGGCTCGCTAACAAGTTTTGCAGGATATTGCGTCGGCGATATCGTGATTTCGACAGATGGTGTCAGCACGTTTACTGTCAATGGTAATGGCGCTGTAACACAAGGTCCGAACGAAGTTGCGGCGGCAGGTTTACCACGTTCGTTCGCTCTTGATGATGCAGGCGGTCCGCCGGATACAACTCCTCCGGTTATTTCTAATGTTGCTTCAAGTGGAATTACTACCAGCGGCGCTACAATTACATGGACAACTGATGAAGCATCGAACTCTGTTGTTGAGTATGGATTGACGACGAGTTATGGAAGTACGACATCCAATGCCTCTAATGTAACAAGTCATAGCATCGGATTGTCTGGTTTAAGCGCAAGCACATTATATCATTATCGTGTAAAATCAACCGATGCGGCGAATAATACAGCAACGTCTGGTGATTTTACTTTCACCACAGATGCGCCACCGGCGGATGTTACTCCTCCTGTAATTTCCAATGTTCAATCATCGGGAATTACTACAACTGGGGCGACAATTACGTGGACTACAGATGAACTTTCAAATTCTGCAGTTGATTATGGCACTACGACTTCGTACGGAAGTACGAATTCAAATGCAACCAATGTAACGAGCCACAGTATTGGATTGAGCGGACTGACTGCAAATACTCTTTATCATTATCGAGTACGGTCAACCGATACCTCAAACAACACTGCAACCTCCGGTGATTTCACATTTACAACATTATCGAATTCGATTGCACCAATCGAAACATTTGCCGATGGAA is drawn from Ignavibacteriota bacterium and contains these coding sequences:
- a CDS encoding T9SS type A sorting domain-containing protein; protein product: MKHVTILLLSILCVSLFNTADAQKLTQAQSAIEQQLSAEEKASAEWALTGKGQKPLLPRHQPMEIKRGVYDPEFSGSPYTENHYFKNWFAPHEEITTELQLNAFRQNQKLADEKDVEKETFASSSKWSQTGPYGMRVLGSSPTTYFSGRVTSIDFHPTSGLHLTAGSGGMFGKPFLFFIFPLADQLPALTGGSVKVHPDDPERIFLGTGEYNRRPGTGVYRTTNGGTDWTQLPFTPTPTGVQKILVAPWNSSLIFAATDVGLFRSTNTGDSWTRVTTWDCSDVASSPLGSIMLAARNGTGVYRSTNQGQNWTQLTSGLPSSSVGRISLCIAPSNYVRAYVQFGKSDNKLLGVYRTDDITLTTPSWTNISPSANYMPGQSGIHNAITVHPTNSSIVWVGGIRLLRSSNAGGNWTEKGTDNGQVHVDIKTIYYRPGDYLLYVGCDGGIFFTDDEGDNWSSVLNQLLPITQFYNVGVSKNDDRVKYGGSQDNGIAGTSTGAPSSWVFSEGGDGVDANVDWSDATQIFATNGVYSAPNPAWLRKKTTNSGTDWNGMNSGISESTPWASIYVEQDPSLSSWLYSNAGSYFYYSTNSGSAWVRMNSSALSGNTKHTSSNSTGTFIYGCTDNLSQRLMGYQWSGGTPTWTQSNISSGLPNKEIKRVSPSMTNSSRAYALVTGVGDNQKIYRTTDRGSNWTNITGDLPDVAVNDLVENPNNSNILYLGTQTGAYKSVNGGTNWYRWSSGMPEALWLIDMEYAFSGSGDYLIAGTFGRSTFERKATGYDAIFSLSKAVIDLGKIGIGQLYTDSFYVRNLGDDPLTIASARTRNQELSVFPYDTVIIPAKESLWYYISFYSSVGRENEGRFDGQIEFVHDGDGSPTTLGVAGFVGDDYKFRSFIPESLLVKKEVKRKAATTSWCFDLANSAQTGDAAVQLHVEFKQAVVALDSYSPFQTATRVDRSGKVWEFSNGLVPFGENMSLCGQSKAKTQEIKKWWWVIYNETRDTMRDVHYSTLPTTISTGNEMPNTANLRKEIFLQAPFNRNNPMYIGTRELNWKTLKVAYVTFKTEGDLIGSLMPGRSGKTHDQTPRCFDYYDNGREMLGPISKLIPDKQRNSLFAQLIALKINIYGSMLEKTPAGFGELKYYDPESRYHGLMVKEIDSLADYFITYCDSSMVGSAAELDSVLKLLNGAFVGPFDTVSFHTGKLVLTGVKSIAEVPYLMRDPAITPVTMIPQPFNEQPESFSLEQNYPNPFNPTTTIEFSVPEYASISLSVFNILGQEIASPIIQEEYDAGTHEISFDASQLPSGIYFYRLVGETFGDADEGIEATTFSSIKKMVLMR
- a CDS encoding T9SS type A sorting domain-containing protein, whose protein sequence is MKTFLQLSILSLTFVFSVQSTGWETVNSGTTKMLFSITSLDANRLIAVGADGMILRSYDGGNTWIPDTIGAPTNWLYSVVALNERNIWISGCGGTIMYFNGSSWSKRPSNTTNTLNGISFSDTNVGWTVGQQGTILKTTDGGNSWTSQTSGTSKWLNNVHASDTDNVIAVGDSGEVLRTTNGGTNWTKIHSRTNEWLGAVCFTSANRGWISGSGGTMLEFIDTNCATYHTHTTKGIVGMSFTKQGRGFGVGDSGAIFHYNGSNWVQQTSPTGKWLNGVHARCDTYLLKGNMNMYAWAVGQNGTILKYVENITGVTEEKSIPNQFELHQNYPNPFNPTTTIRFDLSEDAIVTLKIYNSLGQEVASILDREEMYEGEQEVDFDATSLPSGVYMYRIVAERMSDDDKAVSGPNFFSVKKMVLMK
- a CDS encoding T9SS type A sorting domain-containing protein, translating into MKKFYIVVLACVMLFPLMALAQNLEIHVINVGWGSSVLLRGPDGTTVLMDGGNTGKGTNEIVPYLNSIGVTTTTELNYIIAGHQHCDHTGGLDEVINAGYNVLNKNYYNGSSYASTCNDGYAAAALTTTAGAITSMPVGTQILLGNGAKATCVARNGSIIGGGSVSVSDENDRSIAILVQYGGFDFLWASDLGGGSDACTGRSTSQTNVETAVVQAISPGGASPMISSGGIDVLFCNHHGSESSTNPDWMNLSQPAVSVISTGAGQTSGWDLPRIDVVEHVLLSQSTSCITAPASVVYQTEEGSPTGSLTSFAGYCVGDIVISTDGVSTFTVNGNGAVTQGPNEVAAAGLPRSFALDDAGGPPDTTPPVISNVASSGITTSGATITWTTDEASNSVVEYGLTTSYGSTTSNASNVTSHSIGLSGLSASTLYHYRVKSTDAANNTATSGDFTFTTDAPPADVTPPVISNVQSSGITTTGATITWTTDELSNSAVDYGTTTSYGSTNSNATNVTSHSIGLSGLTANTLYHYRVRSTDTSNNTATSGDFTFTTLSNSIAPIETFADGNFTSNPAWGGNTSAFQVVTSSDVAAGATGSNTLRLNYTTASSGTRYIRTQRTATWGTSQSWSFWIGRRAQAATAANHSLVWLWANGTNLTASTIDGYRVRFGDDTGDDNIVLQRVTNNTATDIITSSGTVPNGLTDIGFMVRVTRTSGSVWTLYTSTLPTTSGSGDVATAQPTAVNTSVNQGSVTNSTYTTFTNGYFGFAAVHSSGADARIGAEFDQLYFDTNSSSPLAKSELAIPVQEFVESVPQSFQLFQNYPNPFNPTTTIRYTLPADAFVTLTVHDVLGQEVKRLVSGTNQAGIHDVMFDGTYLSSGVYYYKIQASPLHDNSAPVIQTKRLVLMK